A region from the uncultured Sunxiuqinia sp. genome encodes:
- a CDS encoding oligogalacturonate lyase family protein gives MMKLILLFALFSGCIACTPKLPVLETGANLPMPDAWIDKDTGHKLIHLTPRDGDNRSFYFHNNPFLPATETENGKMIFYGTVDGESQLFSVDLKNKETQQITSKKGVSGEIVAAQSRQVFYQCGDSVFATGVEDKVTRLVYVFPDSIRAHITTLNVDESLLAGAVSSPKERELFRQNPKKHDYFNLIYEARLRRSLFIIDVESGDFKKIYSENAWLNHIQFSPVDPELLMFCHEGPWHKVNRIWSININEGEPQLMHKRTMEMEIAGHEFFGPEGKRIWFDLQMPRGGTFFLSGVDVNTLEEKRYSLTRDEWSIHFTISPDQKLFAGDGGDPSQVAKAEDGKWVYLFHPEGDHFRSEKLVNMQHHDYDLEPNVHFSPDGKWIIFRSNFEGHSDIYAVEISPSK, from the coding sequence ATGATGAAACTAATTTTACTATTCGCGCTGTTTTCTGGATGCATTGCTTGCACTCCAAAGCTTCCGGTTCTCGAAACTGGAGCCAATTTACCTATGCCCGATGCTTGGATTGATAAAGATACCGGGCATAAGCTAATTCATCTGACTCCGCGCGATGGAGACAACAGAAGCTTCTATTTTCATAACAATCCGTTTTTGCCAGCAACGGAGACTGAAAATGGGAAAATGATTTTTTATGGTACTGTCGATGGAGAAAGTCAGCTATTTTCAGTCGATTTAAAAAACAAAGAAACTCAGCAAATCACGAGTAAAAAAGGTGTTTCAGGTGAAATTGTTGCAGCTCAAAGCCGTCAAGTATTTTACCAATGTGGCGATAGTGTTTTTGCAACGGGTGTTGAAGATAAAGTGACTCGTTTGGTTTATGTTTTTCCCGACAGTATTAGGGCGCACATCACAACTTTAAATGTCGATGAAAGCTTATTGGCAGGAGCTGTAAGCTCGCCAAAAGAACGGGAGCTTTTCCGTCAAAATCCAAAAAAACACGACTATTTTAATCTAATTTACGAAGCACGCTTAAGACGATCACTCTTTATAATAGATGTTGAAAGTGGTGATTTTAAAAAGATATATTCCGAGAATGCCTGGCTAAATCATATTCAGTTTTCGCCAGTTGATCCGGAATTACTTATGTTTTGCCACGAAGGACCCTGGCATAAGGTCAATCGGATTTGGTCAATTAATATTAATGAAGGAGAGCCTCAGTTAATGCACAAACGAACCATGGAGATGGAGATTGCCGGACATGAATTCTTTGGGCCGGAAGGAAAACGCATTTGGTTCGATTTGCAGATGCCACGCGGGGGCACTTTCTTTTTAAGTGGAGTAGATGTGAACACCCTAGAAGAAAAAAGATATTCACTCACTCGCGACGAATGGTCGATTCACTTTACTATTTCGCCCGATCAAAAACTGTTTGCCGGAGATGGTGGTGATCCCAGCCAGGTTGCCAAAGCAGAAGATGGCAAATGGGTTTATCTCTTTCATCCCGAGGGAGATCATTTCCGTTCAGAAAAACTGGTGAACATGCAACATCATGATTACGATTTGGAACCGAATGTCCATTTTTCTCCCGATGGCAAATGGATTATTTTTCGGTCGAATTTCGAAGGGCATTCAGATATCTATGCCGTTGAAATCAGCCCTTCAAAATAA
- a CDS encoding TIM-barrel domain-containing protein codes for MNTKTLNLFLILSSICFLFCLNKCHSPKRIAVSNVGSDSYTELQILNPYGSELKFTASGNSGAIGYQLDDATFWIKGTPEINLVSSTEKNYQWENDGKEIILHIVEKEKEVELTLKLEGSESQPSAWVLNLAADSDEYFTGAFERVVDGKQTESWAEGIATGLNLRGEKVDVKLKPTVSAYAPFYISSGNYSFFAHGTWPGVIDFCKTNSDLVTISFEGPEFAFSLMMDENPAELVKRHALETGPSFVPPRWVFGPWRWRDEHVNRIKYIDGSTVEAPYNSELVEDVLMMEAYDIPMTAYWIDRPWGPGVRGFDDYLIDEERLPQFEEMIQWLNKKEIEVMLWIGPFVMGDMADVAEERGFNLESKQWKNSRQVLMDFTNEEAVKWWGENGPGKLAKMGVKGFKLDRADGEKLTDSLHLETSIETTYRENFNDYPRQYVKATYEAVKPILDDDFVLFPRAQYTGSAKYGAMWAGDTGNPQEGLRSAIIGMQRCAVMGYPNWGSDTGGYPKRMEREATMRWMGFSCFSPIMEVGPTNNLGFWAMDYEPSFDHELLAIWRFYSKLRMNLIDYVYEYSKIASETGMPIARPMFLEYPNQPESWNDWTTYMLGDDLLVSAVWENGQTKKLVYLPTGETWVNLWTNQELEGGQSVEVDAPVYQIPIFLRKGSKLKLPNFNTLYQESVEMTSKEYKMSGLEAREEWTN; via the coding sequence ATGAATACTAAAACCTTGAACCTATTCCTGATCCTTTCGTCAATCTGTTTCTTATTTTGTTTAAATAAATGTCATTCACCGAAAAGAATAGCGGTGTCGAATGTGGGGAGCGATTCTTATACCGAACTACAAATTCTAAATCCTTATGGCAGTGAACTGAAGTTTACTGCTTCTGGTAACTCCGGTGCCATTGGATACCAGTTAGACGATGCAACATTTTGGATAAAAGGTACTCCGGAAATAAATTTAGTTTCATCGACAGAAAAAAACTATCAATGGGAAAATGATGGAAAAGAGATTATTCTTCATATTGTTGAAAAGGAAAAGGAAGTTGAACTTACGCTGAAGCTCGAAGGATCAGAAAGTCAGCCATCGGCTTGGGTTTTAAACCTGGCGGCAGATTCCGATGAATACTTCACCGGAGCTTTTGAACGAGTTGTTGATGGCAAGCAAACTGAATCCTGGGCTGAAGGAATTGCAACCGGCCTAAATCTTCGAGGTGAAAAGGTGGATGTCAAATTAAAACCAACCGTTTCGGCCTATGCTCCATTTTATATTTCATCTGGGAATTATTCATTCTTTGCGCATGGCACTTGGCCTGGAGTGATCGATTTTTGTAAAACCAATTCCGACTTGGTAACTATTTCTTTTGAAGGGCCAGAATTTGCTTTTTCATTAATGATGGATGAAAATCCGGCAGAATTGGTAAAACGTCATGCGTTGGAAACAGGACCGTCATTTGTACCACCGCGTTGGGTTTTCGGCCCGTGGCGTTGGCGTGACGAACATGTTAATCGTATTAAATACATCGACGGATCAACGGTAGAGGCACCTTATAATTCCGAATTGGTTGAAGATGTGTTGATGATGGAAGCGTATGATATCCCAATGACAGCGTACTGGATTGATCGTCCATGGGGGCCTGGAGTCAGGGGATTCGACGATTATTTAATTGACGAAGAACGGTTACCTCAGTTTGAGGAAATGATTCAATGGCTGAACAAGAAGGAGATTGAAGTGATGCTTTGGATTGGCCCTTTTGTAATGGGAGACATGGCGGATGTGGCTGAAGAACGTGGATTTAATCTGGAAAGCAAGCAATGGAAAAACTCGCGTCAGGTTTTGATGGACTTCACGAATGAAGAAGCTGTGAAGTGGTGGGGCGAAAATGGTCCCGGGAAATTAGCTAAAATGGGAGTGAAAGGGTTCAAGTTGGATCGTGCTGATGGAGAAAAGCTGACAGACAGCCTGCATTTGGAAACTTCGATTGAAACGACATATCGGGAGAATTTTAATGATTACCCGAGACAGTATGTAAAAGCGACCTACGAAGCAGTGAAACCGATTTTGGATGACGATTTTGTGTTGTTTCCACGTGCTCAATATACCGGAAGTGCGAAGTATGGAGCTATGTGGGCTGGCGATACCGGCAACCCTCAGGAGGGATTGCGCTCGGCCATCATTGGCATGCAACGGTGTGCGGTAATGGGCTATCCCAATTGGGGGTCAGATACAGGTGGCTACCCCAAGCGAATGGAGCGCGAAGCAACCATGCGCTGGATGGGATTTTCTTGTTTTTCTCCAATCATGGAAGTAGGGCCAACCAATAATCTTGGTTTTTGGGCGATGGATTACGAACCGTCTTTCGATCATGAGTTGTTAGCTATTTGGCGTTTCTATTCGAAGCTTCGAATGAACTTGATTGACTATGTTTATGAATATTCTAAAATAGCCAGTGAAACGGGAATGCCTATTGCGCGCCCGATGTTCTTGGAATATCCGAACCAGCCGGAAAGCTGGAATGACTGGACCACCTATATGCTGGGAGATGATTTGCTGGTTTCCGCAGTTTGGGAAAATGGTCAAACAAAGAAGCTGGTTTACTTACCAACCGGAGAAACATGGGTAAATCTTTGGACAAATCAAGAATTAGAAGGAGGGCAATCTGTTGAAGTTGATGCCCCGGTATATCAAATTCCCATCTTTTTGAGAAAAGGAAGTAAGCTAAAATTACCTAACTTTAATACCTTATATCAGGAGTCAGTCGAAATGACCTCTAAGGAGTATAAAATGAGCGGATTGGAGGCGCGGGAAGAGTGGACTAATTAA